AGCCATATCAATACATTATACATAATGTATGATAACAACATCATTAtaagtaaaaaaggaaaaaggttcACCGATTAACCTATTAAGTGATGGCAAAATAAGAAGCGGGTTGTGGGTATTGCAGTATCAATGTGTAGCTTTTGACCTGAGACTAACAAAAGATAGATTGATGTATGGCGTGATAATTGGATACCAGGAGAACCTCTCAGGTATCATATTGAGGGCCCATTATCTCATGTAGAAGATGAAATTAATGTTGAATTCATACATCAAGTAGGTGCATGGGATCTAGAGTCTTTAACCATTCTACCACCTGACGAAATCAAGGAACTTATTAGAGGTATTCCTTTAGCATAATACCATATCCAACTAGACAAAGTGATTTGGCCAAATAGTAACGGCCAGTGCACTATGAAAGAAGCCTCCAAATTCATATATATGCATGAAGGGATTCATTTTGATAAAAGTAGATGGAATTGGATTTGGAAAACCCCACGTTcacaaaaaattcaattttttatgtgGAAATGCACCCATAATAGATTATTGACACGTTCCTTTATTGCTCACCACCAACATTGTATTGGCCCTGAGTGTCTTCGATGTCTAAATCTTGAAAGTACTTTACATGTCATTCGAGATTGCCCTTGGGCAAAGGAATTCTAGATTGCTCTTCCTGGACAACGAGAAATATCTTTTTTCCATAAATCATTGGTAGAATGGTTAcatgaaaatttgactaatATATCTCCTAGCTCTTTTCAAATGATGCCTAGGAATATTTTATTTGCTTATGGAATTTGGCAACATTGGCTTTCTAGAAATAATAGGATATTTCATCCTCTTTCAGAAACACTTAACCAATTTATgtacaaaattttacatttagcTGCAGAATTTTATCATCTTGCatataatagaaaaacaaaaggtACAAAAGTCACTAAAGTAATATCTTGGTATCCTCCACAACCCCTTTTATTACTTTAAATACAGGTGATAGTTCTAAATATAACCCTGGTAAAGCAAGAGGTGGCGGTGTTTTAAGAGACAATAAGGGAAGATGGATAAAATGTTTCTCAATTCACATTAGCATTGCCTCAAATAATATTGTAGAAATATGAGCTGTTAGATATGGTTTAAAAATGGCCTAGGAATTAGGTTATAAACATATAAATCTAGAAATTGATTATCAAattcttctcaattttctaACAACATTTGGTGTTCTGGCATTGGAactttctcttttgattttggattgcAGGATACTGCTCGGTCAAAAATGAACTGTCCTTCCACGTCATGTCTTTCGTGAAGAAAATGGTGTGACAGATGAACTAGCAAAGAGGGGACGAGAGCACCAATGTAGTGTCAGAGAATATAATGAATGTCCGCCTTTTGTTTATGTAAAATATGTCTGTGATATTTTGCAACTATACACTCCTCGCGAGTGCCCAATGGACAATACTTGTAACAATGCTCCTTAGTTTATAAATAAATCCttagttttataaaatttaaaaataataataataatttgattgatGTAAACGATATAAAGttttcacaaatttttccaATAACAACTTACAGTTGATTTTGAAACAACATTACTTTCATAAGTTTCCACCACTAATACAAATAATGATATTTAAACCTATCGTAAAATGTCATGTTAACAAttgtgaagggaaaaaaaaatgtgaaatgcTGTAAATAAACGAAGATGTTTATGAATTATAtagaatgttatatttttacaCGTATACTTGTCTAcaaatatacttatatagacTTGAGATTGGATggtataaatttgtaaataagttcatatattattatattattatttgtaactAATTAATAATACAATCTGAACATTCATAGTAAAAATTCATTCGTTtgtaaaaatgtgaaaaattttagTCATAGTTTTATTGCataatgggaaaaaaatgaattaatcaaGTAGTTTGTGAACTAGCACTTATTCATAAAATGTTACGTATTCACGTTAACCATTGTGaagaaagaattgaaaattGTGTATcctatatttataatttattccaaaagaaaaaaaaaatactaagaaatGCAAGTGACACaacttattatataatttttgtaacaATTTGTCACATGGTGAGTTATGAGTTGTGATtcttgtgagaaaaaaactgaTGGACTCATATGGGTCCATACTTCTATTACTCACAGCTCGCTATGTACCAAGTTATAACGAAAGTTGTGTGGTAAATTTTATTCTTAGCATTGCTCCaaaatactatagcaaattTTGAgagtgaaaaatgaaataagTTGAGATGAAATTGGGTGGTGGGGAGTGTGTGGGTGTGGATATCGACTGCCTGGAGTACGTGTGAGGGTGGGAGGTTGTGCTGATGTTTGCCACGTGGGGGTTTTGACAGATAACATTCACGTCCTCTGTTTCCGTTGTCTTTGGAAAAAGCCGTTGTCACGTGACTTGATTCTCATCCACATGCAATTTAATCGatcttgtaaaaataaaattaaaggaaattACGTTATTTATCAAACAATTAtggaagtaaaaaaagaaaaaaaaaaaaaccagacgGCACATTAATGGCGTATCTTTGATTAAAtccgaaaaatatttttagctGAAAAATACGTTCCACACTTCTTTCTGCATGGTCTTTAACCATGCACCCATGCCGAATAAAGTAATTTTCGTTTTCTTTacctaccaaaaataaaaattgacatgATGGTACCAATATACCTTTGACCAAAAACGTTAATTTAGTCTtaatcattaattaattaacttcaTTATGTCTGTTGACACAATTTATTTCTTGGAGATTTTATGTACATaccttttatatttatatgtactttttttttggtataaacattttttttttttagaaaagtgGTATAAACATTTATATGTACTATgtactattctttttctttcttttttttgataaatactaTGTACTATTCTAttccttttaatatattttttttgaggaaattccttttatataataaattaataatattatcatGTACATATACCTTTAATATTTATATGACAAAATTGTAGAGAAGTTTTTAGCTTGCCAATGCGGGAATGCCAAATCAGGTAACGTAATACGTGGGGAGCTGCAATTGGTTCACACAACAAGCAAAGATTCACTGATTCCGCAGACAATAATATATTCACCCAAGCAAAACCCCACTACACACATGAACGATTTAATGCTCACGAAAAGAAAGGGCGAAATTTGATAATGCAGAAAAGTATGTCGGCGTTCCAAATATAAATACGTATAGCTCTACACAACAACTCCCCCACAACCCTATTGTCAAAACTACTCTAACCTCCCTCCTCTCTTTTCCTGATCTCTATTAAttatcttcttctctctctctctctctctctctctctctctctctctctctcacacaacaTGACACCAATGGCGAAAAGCTCAAagattttctctcttctcctcCTATTCTCTTTAGGTAAAGTCAATCCCTTAATTCAAGTTTACAACATTGAAAATCTCTTTATGTgctcaaaacatgaaattaaGTACTGAACGAATCAGTCAGTCACgtgtattctttttctttctgtcATTGAAAAACAACTATGAATTTTATGGTgacttgaaaaataaaatcttgggttttattttatatctttgTTTCTTTATGTGATTGCAGGTAGTCTAGCTTCAGCGACAGTATTTACCATCCAGAATCATTGTGCTTACACAGTGTGGCCTGGAATTCTCTCCGGAAACGGGCCCACACTCGGGAATGGTGGATTTTCATTGGGCCCAGGTTCATCAAGCCAGCTCACGGCCCAACCCGGCTGGTCAGGCCGGTTCTGGGGAAGAACCGGGTGCAACTTCGACGGTTCAGGTAACGGCGAGTGCGCCACAGGAGATTGCGGCTCTCTACAATGCACCAATGGCGGCACGCCACCTGTCACTCTGGTCGAGTTCACGATCGGCACGGGTCCCACGGGCAAAGACTTCTACGACGTAAGCCTCGTCGACGGTTACAACGTTGGGATGGGAGTCAAGGCGACCGGCGGAACCGGTGACTGCCAGTACGCCGGGTGCGTCACCGACTTGAACGGTAACTGCCCGTCTGAGTTGCAGGTCACCGCGAGTGGCTCGGTAGTCGCGTGTAAGAGCGCGTGCGAGGCATTCAACACGGCCGAGTTTTGTTGCACTGGGGACCACGCGACACCTCAGACATGTTCGCCGACACAGTACTCGCAGATGTTCAAGAATGCTTGCCCCTCCGCTTACAGTTACGCGTACGACGATGCTTCTAGCACGTGCACTTGTTCCGGGTCGGATTATTTGATCACGTTTTGCCCAACCGGGTCACGATGATCATAGATTATAGTGTTTGTTAATTTCTTGGGGcctattatgaatttatttattaatattcatattatttatgttatgtTATTCTTAACTTTAACGTGCTTGGTTATTATTGATTGTTATACTTTGATTTGAAGTTTTAATTCTGTTTGTAAAGATTCTTTGCATTATGGGGTTTTGGTTGTTTGGTTTGGTGGGAAAGAAACGGTTTGATAATTGGTATTGATGGCAATGTGTTCAGTATTTTGTGATGTGAGAGAAGGCAAGAACAACGTTGGGCTTCTTGGCGTTATATTCAACATTTGGCGATTGGGTGAGTCTCAAGCAAGACTTGCATCAGTTGCATGTTCATATTTGTCATAATCTAGGGTTTCTGATTaggttgcatttaattttggaTAGCAATGGGTAGGTTAAGATATAATTTGAAAAACCCTCTTTgtcccttcttttatttttcattattttggcTTGGAAAGTCTTGGGCTATCTTTGAACCTCGTCAATCAATGAGGTTGACagaagaaaaggttttggttaaTTAGAAAAACCCTAAGCTATTAGAAACTttaaaaatactacaaattttaacGGTTGATGGGTCACTTCTTAAactcaaataaattttaaaattaaaacccatttaTCATATTATACACTAGTAAAATGAGAAGAACATGTAAGGTTCATGGTTTTTACTTCTTGGGTTATAAAGTACCCTTTTGGATTGCGTGTTTTGTATGTCTGCGTTTAgcgttttgggtttttttttttttttttcttcagcacatgaacagtaaaatcacatgaatttacTGTGTAGAAATTACTGTTCACGAATATTAAAAATatgtctcacggtactatttacacatttaaaaattattttactggattttcagttttcagtttcagcaaaaataagtttaatCCAAACAGAAGTACCAATCAAATTAGTATTACTAGTGAGAAGTTCAAATTAAACTTCTAAAGATCCTATGTTGCAACGCtaaagatttttgttttctcaAATCGCATCATATTCCAATTATTATACAGGAATactattgaattttaaatgaatCTAATGGGTAATAATTAATATGCATAAACAGATGTGGTTTAAGTAACTGTTGTACACGGTTAGTTTACTTCACCAATTCTACAGAGCTTGAGTACCAAGATCATTTAATTAAGATATTTACAAACTAAGTTTAAACGTAAAAGTAGATATTAGTATTAAGTTTAAGTTCGGCTTTAAAACTCAATAACAAAGTAAATGAATGAAGATTGAACATCTTAAAGGTCACAGATTTTAGAACAAAGCAGGCCCAGTCTGATCCAGCTAGAGCCTAGAGAGCAAGATATTTCACATCGAAACTCGAAAGGTCAATCCAGTACATTAATGATAAGCGGGTGAGGATACCAATCCCAATTATTCACATAAAATCTCTTAACATTTCCTAATGGCGAGTAAAACCAAGAATGAAAGAAAGCTATTGCATCCATTTAAATGTTAAAGCTGAAGCTTCCACTTTTGTCTTCTCCTTCATTCAAATTGATTCTGTTGCAATGTCGGCAATGAGTGTACGTGCTCAGTTTGGTGCCTTTGAAATACTGAAGCAATTTGTGGAAATAATTGGTTCACTTTGTAGCAGATTGATGCACCTTTTCTGTAGGACCCTTGGGCCTCTCCTTAGCTGTTACAATTCAGTAGAACTGTCAACTGTGTCCTGCCCTGCGTCATTTTCAACATGACATGCATGTGCTATGGCTACCTGATCTGATGACTTTACCGGTAGAAACTAAGTCAATTTTTTAAACCCTGTTTGAAAATTGCTTGAGATGTAAATGGAGGTGAATTGATTGCAAGCAATCATCATTTAAGCATGCGATTCgctaagaataaaaaattaaaattatttcacaatttaacttatttttgttactattcatagaTTCTATTGCACTTTTTGACACTATTCAGGAGCCTCagtccactgtactatttcaactaactcttacatttatctacagtactttcagcaataatttttcagtttcaacaaaataaacagtatccaaacacaccctaaataaattgtgaaataaataaatagtaggACCAAGAGAGAAAGTTAGATTCAAACGGTAGAATACCATAAATCACAGAGAATACTATTACTATTGAGATGTCACTTGTACTCTTGAAAGACGTCACATCATGTAATGACTGCCGACTATGAATAGTTCCATTTGAGGAAGCATATATAACGTTGAAATTAGAATTATAAAGAggcttttttggtttttttttttttaaaaatcttcaTATGAACTTTAGAAGCAATGATAAAGACTCTCACAGCTCTATCATAGTCCATTCATGCCTCATCTTAACGTGAGAAATATTTCCCTCTAGTTATTTAAGACGGGGTTAAGGAATCCTGCCCATGAACTCTTTGCAATCGGTCGCAATAGAACGTAGCACTGTAAAGTTAGACACCATGTCTACAACAACCTTAGCATCTAACTCCATTTCTAAATTGGAATTATAAGagcattcattttttaataggAAAGCAACAACCCAAAACGAAGCTAGATTGATTTAGTCTATAACGTTGTAATTGGCGATTACTTTCTACTATCAAGATATTAACAGAAAACTTGACTAATGGCAAAACAGAAATCTGGGCCAATATCAAATATAAAACATGTGCGAGGACAAGATTATTATGTTATTTGGATCCAGATTCTTAGTTTTAACTTTGAAGATAACTTATAATATCAGTTAGAAGATATATTGTTTCAGGTCCTATACAATTATAAGCCAAGATTTGGTATTGATTTTACTTGCTCTCAGTCATGAAGAAATGTTGTCATAATGCGATCAAAATTATTGAGAGTCAACGAACTCTAGCTCAACTGGCACCTTATGCTATAAGTCTTAAATGTAGTGTAAGGTCACGACTTCATGACCAATTGAATGCATAACTTACATATATTCCTAGAACCAGTTTCTTAGCCTTAATTAGATCACATTCACAATGCACACCATTCAAATGCCAACGATGGAAAGAAAAATCTGGTCAAGTAAAGAGAGGATATGAGACAAAAACAATACAACATGAAgctttttctttactttcattcatGGCCTTCGGCCAAAAAGCTCTGTTCACTCAACaaagctttctttctttctttttctctttttctttttccatttttttaccCTCAAACTTTCTCTACAAGTGGCTTTCAGCTTTGAAAGCCCAAGCAACCTTCCGACCCAATTTCTCATAATATTGGGCAAAGTGGAAGGAAACACTACACCTAAGGCTTGTGACTTTTACATGAAACCTTTTTTTCCTACAATAAACCCTAGAAAATTACAAGCCCAAATTGAACAACCGACcaaaaaattaacccaaaaaagaaggggaaaaaagaaaaactaaagcTGCCTATTTTTTACAGACGTTCCTTTCCAGGAATTGTTACTCATAAAGAAAATACTGAGCACACGATCAACCAATGAGAGTTTCATTTCCCCAGAGCCAGTGCACTGCCCCTCACCTTCCTCCTCACTACTGAAGAGGGTTTGGTCTGAGCAGTCAAGTGATGCTCCACATGCTAAATTATACGACTGACATGCTGAATGGCATACACGAAGCCTGTCGTCACCATCATTGTCACACTTCTGGATTGAGATCTGGTAAATGTCCAAACTTTTTTAGTCAGGCAGATATAGTGACCAATTAAGTGTTTTAAAAtagccaaaaattaaaaatgagactATCTATATGAATATATATGCATGAGTGTAAAGCTACAAACAACAAGAAATCCTAAAGCCCTACAAGTAAAACAAGGCAATAGCTATTAAAGATGTAACTAGAAATATATGGTATTCCCCGCACATTAGAGAGCCATTTAGAGaccacacacacatgtatatagATGAGCTGAATTAAAGCATACAAGGGTgacacaatttttcatatttgaaagTGAGATATTCAACTAATTTCATCTTCATTAACCAGTGATGCCACTATGTGAACCTCTGTAAAACGTGAATGGAGGATTTGGCATAAACTAAAGATGATCACAACCATAATCCCTGCTTGATTTTATGGGTGGTTATGTAAAGTGAAACTTTTGTCCATTTAAGTTTATGCTGAAAAGTTCTTCTATCTACCAACCAGAACTTATCGCATGATTAGATTCGTAAAAATCAGTAATAAGCTCTTCAACAGTTGATTTTATGAGTTGTTTTGTTGAGTGAGGTCGTGTATGTGTGTATGCTGTAAGGTTCTTTCATGAACCAAATaaaaccagagagagagagagagaggcaactCACCCAGCACGCAAGGCGCTTAGCTGCCGCATCACAGTAGCTGCTGCCaatgaaattaaataacttCCTGGCACCACCAGGGAACAATCGGTGGTAGTTGGGCTTCACAACTACTTCCTCTAGCTGCTGCAGTATGCTTGGTTCACTAGGTGCACAGTGCTGTCCAGATATATCACTTTCAagcacatttttacaaactaaaaGACTAGAGGAGAGCATGGAGCTGTTTTGGCATGTGTAACCCGCATAGTCTGAACAACGGAATTCACAGACTCCATTATCACAGACCCCACCATGAAGGCTGCATTGCTCATCACAAATGGCTGCATATTATGCCAAAGAACAATGTTAACAGACTACAGAACCGATTGcaataatataaagaaagagcATCATGTGCATGCAAGGATAAAACAATGACGCTTATGAAGCCAGGAAAGTTGGTCCAAACCCCTTCACCTGGcttgtgtttatgtgtaaaaACTGTGCCACCGCACTTGAGTTGGCTATGGTTATGATACATGCAATAGTTGAACCATGAGCTTTGAGATAGAACTCATCTCAAAGGTAAGCTCAACTCAAATCAACTGACCCTTACACTAAGGATAGGTAACCATCCTTCAAAAGTTGGCCATTCTTCCAACAGATCTGTGCCTTAAGACACTAACAAATGTTGCAAGATAAATTTCAGAAGTCCCTGGAATGAAGTGGGTCTCATCTTTATCTGTAACTTAAGTAACAATGGCCTCAACATTGATACAGAGTTTCCCTTATATGAGCCAGTGCTATGGACGGCATTGCCATCATTATTTGTTTTCCCCCATAAACAGAATGATTTTTTGAGAAAGGATGATTGATTACTAATAATATCaaccatgaaaacatgaaaGCCACCAAAAGTAGGTTCCTTGCAGTTtcaccataaataaaaaaagaaatagtcaACAAAATAGGTTATTTATTTACCAGTGGAGCAGTCAATGCCTGTGTATCCGTTTTCACATTTACAAACCCCATTAAAGAGGCATTTGCCATGCCCATTACAATTGCTTGGGCAGGTTCCTGTAAAAAAGAGCAATTTAGAGTTGAAAGCAAATCAAAGATAGCTGAGAAGTGtggaaaaataatattacattttgAATAGTAACTACAAAgtaggaaaagagagaaataaaagcTCACGTTGACTACAATCGTGACCATGAAACCCTAGAAAGCAATGACACCTTCCATCAACACAGTCTCCATTGAAAGTACACGAATTGGGACAATGCCCAGATCCAACAACTGGGCCTGTACTACATAGCTCATGGTATGCAGGGCAGATCAATTCACCTACAGACAgacatcaaaatttatttaaagatatCCGGGAAGAAATAGATTCTGTGATATAAACATTCAGTACATAGAACAGTATAATTACCATTAAAGCCCAAGAACTGAATTGGTCCACCAGCTTCTGGACATACTTTCCACATACCATCCACGGCAACCTGAAAAGTATATTATTAGAATTACAATGGGAGAAATACTGCAGTAAAAGATAGAAAACAATTAAATCCAAAAATGAATCTTCACCCCACTAATTGCTGTAAATAGCAGGAGCAGTTGTGGCcttctttatatttatttttatccaaGTCATCACATAGAAATTTGATGGAGTTCTACTAACTTAGAAGCTCAAATCATCAGAACACAGTTGTCACACTTCATTCACTCCCATGACCCATGCCTAACTCCCCTCCTTCAGTCTTCACACAGTTGTTCTATTTTCATAAGAAACTCTTGCACTGCAAATGCAGGATTGTATATAATCATGTGTAACTTTGATATGAACTTCAATCCCTATTTATGGACGTGCATTTAATTCAAAGTTCCCCAATTTGTCCAAGGAGGGGTGTTTGCTATCAATGACAAGCCCACCTATTTAGGTTTAGATACACAGAAAACTGGTGTGGACATATGGAAAGGCAACCTGCATCAAACCAGGAACAAAAGAACGCTAGACAAAATGCAGTCACCATCAAGCTACCTATTCTTGAGGGCTAATTTTGACAATTTCCTATGTCAAGCATTCTAGGATCTAATTAGGCTTTCATTTGTAATGGCAGCTGTACTTacacaataaacaaaacaagCTCATCCAAACACACATTCAAAGTTCtgtctatattttatttgaccTTATCTCTCCACAGCAGTGACAGAAGGCTCGAACATGGCATCAAATCCAACAGAGAAATCAACATATAGGGCTTTCTGTTTAGTTCATAGTTTTTTAAGTGCATTGTagatactatatatatattgaagctCCAAATCATACCTCTAGTGAGTTATTACTGCACCTGTGCTGATAACAACCATTTCCTTGGGTCATAGTACCACGTACAAACCCTGTACGCACTAATGACGAGGCCATACACCTAGattttgaaaagagaaaattcATGAACAATGGTACTTAAGGTTTAAACTACATTATATAGCATATCAAGCTTTATAGAGCTAGTTAAGAAAGTTCCAACCACAAATCTGACCTAGAGTTACCCCCCCGCACTTCACCCAGCATTCTGTCCGGTGCTCGTGCACTGTTAGTGTCTGTACATGATCCATCAGAGTAAGCAACAAAGTACGTACAATAATCAGCCAACGAGGACTGCCCACCTGCAATTGTAGAAATATTACAGAACTTTACATTAGTGATCCAAACCGACCAATTGGCCACCTGATATTGAAATCCATAAAATGGATCAGCATATGCTTTGAAATGAAGAATGCATGGATTTAATTTATTCGCATACCACCAAAAGAGTTATGGGTACTATCATCAATGATACCAACTAAAAGATTTCAATATTGTCAGGTCAGTGGAAATGATGACCGTCCAACCAAGGGATCTCACTCCCTAGCATCAATATTTTGGTGAGTTACAACTTTACTGGTTAGCATAGAGAAGGGGTACCAGACACATCACAATGCTTTCAATTAGAAATTGGTTGCACTAAAGCTATACTATTTTATCTTAAGTATATACAGGATCAAGAATAATTTTTTCAGTTCCATAGAAACCTagatattattttgtttgtcgTTCATTATACAGGGCTTTGGGTCATATTTATTCTTGAAGGGTTCTAAATCAAATTATCAAGCAAAAttccatcttttcttttctttttttggtgattcCAGTTGGTAATTGCATGCGTAAAACAAAGCACAATGAGAAGTTGATGAGTATATTATCACTACATATGAGGTAAATGACAAATAAGACCACACCTTTGTTAGCCTGCGGAAAGTAACGAGCCCACTGAGGGAGATCTCCGCTATAACTTACGATAGGGCAGTAACCCTCTGCCTCCCTGTTATATGTACAGCCTGACAACTGCGTTGTGTTGCAATGGTATGCCCCCTTCCAGAGATTGCAAGGGGAGGTGACAAATTCAGTTCCTTGGTTGCGACCCCAATCAAGACGGTCTGCCATACTATAATTAGCCTTGTACCATCCACTATCTTCTAATAAAGCAAGTGTCATTTTTGAAACTACTGATCTTGTATCCACTGAACCCGTCATAATTTCATTCATCAGAAGTCTTTTTTCCCAGTGAGATCCTGCAAGCAAGTTGTTAAACGATTAATCACATATTCAATTTCATTAAATGAGGTATGTGTCAAAAAGTAAAAGATGCTGCTGTCCTAATTACTTccctatattttaaaaacattaagCTCACATCAACCAACTAAATGTCATCCTccataaatatcatattttctaTGACAAAAAGGTTTTTGGACAACTTATAAACCACTTCTGCAAGATTCTGGGACAAACTtcataagaaaagaaataaaagaaaacctgATGTGCCGCGTCCTCCTCCATCTTCTAGCTCTAAACCAGTAAAATTCTCAGAAAATGCCTGCCATGAAACATTCATAAATCATATAGAGGAAATTTAAATTAacaaaacatcaaacaaaaTGCCATTCAACAATGTGGATTAATAAGCAAGAGATCAATTCACTGCATCATAAAAAACATTGACAATTACCCCATAATGATATCGGGAGTGCATGACAACACGTGGAAGCACCACACGTGTCGCTATCCGTCCAAGCTTTTCATCCATAATTTGTTCTGTAACCTGTAGATGAGAAGTGACAATAAGGTTCCAGAAGTGAGTGCCAATGAACCTTTAGATGTAGAAGACTAGAATTAT
This DNA window, taken from Quercus robur chromosome 2, dhQueRobu3.1, whole genome shotgun sequence, encodes the following:
- the LOC126712179 gene encoding pathogenesis-related thaumatin-like protein 3.5; this translates as MTPMAKSSKIFSLLLLFSLGSLASATVFTIQNHCAYTVWPGILSGNGPTLGNGGFSLGPGSSSQLTAQPGWSGRFWGRTGCNFDGSGNGECATGDCGSLQCTNGGTPPVTLVEFTIGTGPTGKDFYDVSLVDGYNVGMGVKATGGTGDCQYAGCVTDLNGNCPSELQVTASGSVVACKSACEAFNTAEFCCTGDHATPQTCSPTQYSQMFKNACPSAYSYAYDDASSTCTCSGSDYLITFCPTGSR
- the LOC126712181 gene encoding uncharacterized protein LOC126712181; translated protein: MEVMIWCGTCTVPRFRFLTKLRFAIVIYEIFLILVWLDAASGKFLEHQQQWQGLERENEENIASHSCIHDQIIEQRRRPGLKVYSVTPQVYKESDTSKPLHQKGRALLELPKSPVRKKDAKQPIRIYLNYDAVGHSPDRDCRRVGDVVKLGEPPATIHPRSPSCNPHGEPPIFGDCWYNCTLDDISGEDKKHRLRKALGQTADWFRRALSVEPVKGNLRLSGYSACGQDGGVQLPREYVEDGVADADLVLLVTTRPTTGNTLAWAVACERDQWGRAIAGHVNVAPRHLTAEAETLLSATLIHEVMHVLGFDPHAFAHFRDERKRRRSQVTEQIMDEKLGRIATRVVLPRVVMHSRYHYGAFSENFTGLELEDGGGRGTSGSHWEKRLLMNEIMTGSVDTRSVVSKMTLALLEDSGWYKANYSMADRLDWGRNQGTEFVTSPCNLWKGAYHCNTTQLSGCTYNREAEGYCPIVSYSGDLPQWARYFPQANKGGQSSLADYCTYFVAYSDGSCTDTNSARAPDRMLGEVRGGNSRCMASSLVRTGFVRGTMTQGNGCYQHRCSNNSLEVAVDGMWKVCPEAGGPIQFLGFNGELICPAYHELCSTGPVVGSGHCPNSCTFNGDCVDGRCHCFLGFHGHDCSQRTCPSNCNGHGKCLFNGVCKCENGYTGIDCSTAICDEQCSLHGGVCDNGVCEFRCSDYAGYTCQNSSMLSSSLLVCKNVLESDISGQHCAPSEPSILQQLEEVVVKPNYHRLFPGGARKLFNFIGSSYCDAAAKRLACWISIQKCDNDGDDRLRVCHSACQSYNLACGASLDCSDQTLFSSEEEGEGQCTGSGEMKLSLVDRVLSIFFMSNNSWKGTSVKNRQL